In Verrucomicrobiota bacterium, the DNA window GTTTCAAAGTATTGATTAACCTTATTGTTATAGAGAGATAGTTCAGTTCTTACCCGTTCCCCCTTGATGAGGAATTCATAGAACTGTGCTGCTGCTGTGTAAAATATCCCCCTATTTTCAGCACTGGTTGAGGCAATCTTGAATTTAGTTTCCTCAAGAATTCTTATTGCGGGGTCTGTCCCGAATGTTCTTGCATAGAAGTAGGAAAGGGAAATAACAAGCGCTACGTTTTCCCCTTCAAGTAATGCCGTTCGATTGTATCCAACTCCTAGAACACTTGCCCTTCTTGCGTATTTGGTTATCTCCTCTTTCGGGGTTCCCTCTCTGATGTTTGGAACAGTTTCTAATGTTTCTCTTATTGCCTCATTCTCGACAAAGAAAAGCCATTGCTCTGCATCTGCTCTGGTGGTTTCACTGCGGATGAATTCACCAATGAGTTGATGATAGGTGTATGCCTTAGTGCCTTCTTCTACAAAGGTTCTTGTTATGAGGCTCTGTAGGGTTAATGCTCCCTCTGCGGTCTCCTGATTAACGGGGCTTAAATGCTCATATCCGAGTGCTTCATATCCTTTGCTGAGCGCTGCCGTTACAGCCTCCCAGTCAACAAAGGACGATGAAAAAAGCGGGATAATCTTTGCAACTTGCTGTATTGCTTCTGGGAGCCAGTTCCAAGTTAATTGGAAGATTGCCCGTAAGCCTTTCTGAGCATCGGTAAGTTCTGCAATATCTTCTAGAGCTGCATCCCCGATATAGGTCTTACTGCCTGGGGTCCATTCCTGGCGAATCCTCCATAATCGTTCTTGAGTGTCTATCAGTGGGTCATGCGCTTTCACATTGAGATAGCTCCCAAGCAGTAACACCGCAAGCGGAAGCCTATCTGTAGTTTCTGCTCCAAGGAGAGACACGGCTACATCTGCCTCTTTTTCGATTCGCTCTGCTCCAACTATCGCTTTTAACTGAGTGAGTGCATCGTCAACACTAGGGAGCTTTAGCGGGTAGGTATCAATCAGTGTGCCAAACTCCATCATTCTGCTTGTGCAGAGCATGAAAATCTGTTTCTGGTCATAGGGGGGAGAGGGGAGAAAGGGTTTGAATTGACCGGCAGATTTCATATCGTCAAATATGAATAGAGTGGGGATGTCTGGGAGCTGCCTCCAGACCTCCCGCATCCTGGTTCTTGCATCGGTAATCTTTGGGTTAACGGTAATGCCGAGGATGGGGCCAAAGTCTTCAACGATGCTGTGAACTCTAGAGTTTAGCTCCAGGTCTCTCGCTTCTTGGTCTAGGTCATACTCTCCACTGTAGGCAGGTACCCAACAGATTCCCCCTGGGTAGTGCTCCGCGTAAGTCAGTAGGTATTCTCTGGCTAGGGTCGATTTACCGATACCACCCATGCCGGTGATCGCAAGTGGCTTTCTACTGCTGGTTACGTGCTGGTGGATTGCCTCAAGGTCATTGGTCCGAACTACCCCAACAAAGGAACCTTCTGGAGCAGCGGGAAACCCATTGGACATCTCTAGCGGGCTTCTTACCTCCGGGGGCTCCTCCTTCTTCGCTGGTGCTGTATTCTCGGGAACGAGCGGGTTACTTCCTGTGCGTAATACCTCCTCAAAGTGGGCAAGGCATTCTTTAGTCTTCTCAGAAGGAAAAGGGCCAAGACAGAAGATGAGGTTATTGGTCCTTGGTCCTCCACCTCCTTTGCTTGATCCGCTAAGGGAATCTCTTTGTGCTTCTTCGATAGTGACTAGTTGGAGCTTTTCTAGGTACCTAATCGCTTGCGAGTAGCGAGGGGACTTATAAAGCCAGATGATTTCATCACTACTAAAATCGTTCGTTGAGTATTTTGGGAGAGATTTTAAGTAGGTTCCAAAATTATTGATTTTGATTGTCTCTATTTCAAAAACTCTATTGTTTTTATCCCAGATAATGTCAAAATCACCACACTTATCAATGAGTTTTTCATTTTGTGTTTGTTGGATACTTCCATCATGGTTTTTCCACAATAGACATACCGCTTCAATAATGAGCCGTGGGACGACTATTCTTTCAGGTCTTCCGGTTCCCCTTTGCGGATTTGGCATCATTACTATCTTAGAGACTGAAAATATTGTAATTCATGAGGTTAGAAAG includes these proteins:
- a CDS encoding NB-ARC domain-containing protein produces the protein MPNPQRGTGRPERIVVPRLIIEAVCLLWKNHDGSIQQTQNEKLIDKCGDFDIIWDKNNRVFEIETIKINNFGTYLKSLPKYSTNDFSSDEIIWLYKSPRYSQAIRYLEKLQLVTIEEAQRDSLSGSSKGGGGPRTNNLIFCLGPFPSEKTKECLAHFEEVLRTGSNPLVPENTAPAKKEEPPEVRSPLEMSNGFPAAPEGSFVGVVRTNDLEAIHQHVTSSRKPLAITGMGGIGKSTLAREYLLTYAEHYPGGICWVPAYSGEYDLDQEARDLELNSRVHSIVEDFGPILGITVNPKITDARTRMREVWRQLPDIPTLFIFDDMKSAGQFKPFLPSPPYDQKQIFMLCTSRMMEFGTLIDTYPLKLPSVDDALTQLKAIVGAERIEKEADVAVSLLGAETTDRLPLAVLLLGSYLNVKAHDPLIDTQERLWRIRQEWTPGSKTYIGDAALEDIAELTDAQKGLRAIFQLTWNWLPEAIQQVAKIIPLFSSSFVDWEAVTAALSKGYEALGYEHLSPVNQETAEGALTLQSLITRTFVEEGTKAYTYHQLIGEFIRSETTRADAEQWLFFVENEAIRETLETVPNIREGTPKEEITKYARRASVLGVGYNRTALLEGENVALVISLSYFYARTFGTDPAIRILEETKFKIASTSAENRGIFYTAAAQFYEFLIKGERVRTELSLYNNKVNQYFETALLIHKKEYGEDHIKVAETLYFIGESYTKRNLVNKAEMLKRAEACLLESLEIQKVTFGVNALILTKTFVLLADIYISQERFKKALLILKRSLEIINQQPEENANTNYFKYLCIGKISTTYLSLSLFADAERMRIKAIQLIKHFPQASKAEEFASCFYSLGIIYHLAQDWEKTILSFKIALKLYKSVYGDYHQVVTQLLGHLAMTYFGIQDDENAVETYLEVVEVSEKTPWIGPDIVNRCIIGLAESYLVQAKHHHAERILKKVHHKTAGDKIILLGFEDNMTEYHKVLEGIRQLYQLEEWMKKQGMTPKNNMDGFPEKVEP